The following are from one region of the Stigmatella ashevillena genome:
- a CDS encoding AI-2E family transporter encodes MSAAESKRWSNLIFAGLFALAIILFSRILLPFVMPVLLGGFLVVLFMPVQDFLCRKLKGRKSLCAALCTATVFLLLLVPLAGVGWLVGRELLQLMADLPTLLDRVDLRTELISNLPRGLGRYVRVDPEGSETERMLLSAAAGGAAIVQHVLNMGSELLIDLFLMTVSMYYFFLDGRRLFAEATRLVPLDKRYIQAFSREFADVAYAIVYGNTITALVQGAVGLVGLLIVGVPHAPVWGAAMVIAALVPVGGTTLVWGPIGILLILSGKVGEGTFVLAWGAGVVSTIDNLIRPRLCGSRMALHPLLVFLSMFGGMAVFGMMGLLVGPLIAAIFMAMVRIYRRDFLGVTPPALSASSAET; translated from the coding sequence GTGTCGGCGGCGGAATCCAAGCGGTGGTCCAATCTGATCTTTGCCGGGCTCTTCGCCCTGGCGATCATTCTCTTCTCTCGCATCTTGCTGCCCTTCGTGATGCCGGTGCTGCTGGGCGGCTTTCTGGTCGTCCTGTTCATGCCGGTCCAGGACTTCCTGTGCCGGAAGTTGAAGGGACGAAAGTCGCTGTGCGCCGCCCTCTGCACGGCAACGGTCTTCCTGCTCCTGCTGGTCCCGCTGGCCGGGGTGGGGTGGCTGGTGGGCCGGGAGCTCCTCCAACTCATGGCGGACCTGCCGACGCTGCTAGACCGGGTGGACCTGCGCACCGAGCTGATCTCCAATCTGCCGCGTGGGCTGGGCCGCTACGTGCGCGTGGATCCCGAGGGCTCCGAGACGGAGCGCATGCTCCTGTCGGCCGCGGCCGGTGGCGCCGCCATCGTCCAGCACGTGCTGAACATGGGCTCGGAGCTGCTGATCGATTTGTTCCTCATGACGGTGTCCATGTACTACTTCTTCCTCGATGGACGCCGGCTCTTCGCCGAGGCCACCCGGCTGGTGCCCCTCGACAAGCGCTACATCCAGGCCTTCTCGCGTGAGTTCGCCGATGTGGCCTACGCCATCGTCTACGGCAACACCATCACCGCGCTGGTGCAGGGGGCCGTGGGGCTGGTGGGGCTGCTCATCGTGGGCGTCCCGCACGCCCCGGTGTGGGGCGCGGCCATGGTCATCGCGGCGCTGGTTCCCGTGGGGGGCACCACGCTCGTCTGGGGACCCATCGGCATCCTCCTCATCCTGTCCGGCAAGGTGGGAGAGGGGACCTTCGTGCTGGCCTGGGGCGCCGGGGTGGTGAGCACCATCGACAACCTCATCCGGCCGCGGCTGTGCGGCTCGCGCATGGCGCTTCACCCGCTGCTCGTCTTCCTCTCCATGTTCGGCGGAATGGCGGTGTTCGGGATGATGGGGCTGCTGGTGGGGCCCCTCATCGCCGCCATCTTCATGGCCATGGTCCGCATCTACCGGCGCGACTTCCTGGGGGTGACCCCCCCGGCGCTGAGCGCCTCTTCCGCCGAGACCTGA
- a CDS encoding aminopeptidase, which translates to MARSKSKHKRVQMKIRQAWKSRLKRKKEAAKAEGAKKK; encoded by the coding sequence ATGGCCCGTAGCAAGAGCAAGCACAAGCGAGTGCAGATGAAGATCCGTCAGGCGTGGAAGTCCCGCCTCAAGCGCAAGAAGGAGGCCGCGAAGGCCGAGGGCGCCAAGAAGAAGTAG
- a CDS encoding DmpA family aminopeptidase: MSAPPLEPNGPRVRARELGLPLGRFKPGRFNAITDVEGVLVGHCTLIHGEGPLRPGHGPVRTGVTAILPNNGNIFMDRMSGGGFVLNGAGEVSGMTQLMEWGLVETPILLTNTMAVGAVSDGVARYLVERYPGIGDELDVIIPIVGECDDSYLNDISGRHVRNQHVLQAIQNAKTGPVPEGNVGGGTGMVTCDFKGGIGTASRKLPEALGGYTLGVLVMSNFGKMHNLRVGGLPVGEVLAEKFKDVPRRGQTYGSIIAVVATDAPLLSHQINRLCKRVGLGIGRVGSYAAHGSGEIVVGFSTANIIPRRTQKMVYKMKILLDQRLDPLYEAVMEATEEAILNAMCMAEPMTGVNGNFCPALPLDEVRRFVDACRPIFASVKKRLAQSSAPASREKPLDVDKEGDVRVAAALPTEVRGAEGIPYPTRPAPEEAGADAADDADHTEGSAPGGTSDT, encoded by the coding sequence ATGTCCGCGCCCCCCCTTGAACCGAATGGACCGCGTGTGCGCGCGCGGGAACTGGGTCTTCCCCTGGGCCGCTTCAAGCCGGGCCGCTTCAACGCCATCACCGACGTGGAAGGGGTGCTCGTCGGCCACTGCACGCTCATTCATGGCGAGGGCCCCCTGCGGCCGGGCCATGGCCCCGTGCGCACGGGCGTCACCGCCATCCTGCCCAACAACGGCAACATCTTCATGGACCGGATGAGCGGTGGCGGGTTCGTGCTCAACGGCGCCGGCGAGGTGTCAGGGATGACCCAGCTCATGGAGTGGGGGCTGGTGGAGACGCCCATTCTGCTCACCAACACCATGGCGGTGGGGGCAGTGTCGGACGGGGTGGCGCGCTACCTGGTGGAGCGCTACCCGGGCATTGGCGACGAGCTGGACGTCATCATCCCCATCGTTGGTGAGTGCGACGACAGCTACCTCAACGACATCTCCGGGCGGCATGTGCGCAACCAGCACGTGCTGCAGGCCATCCAGAACGCGAAGACGGGCCCCGTGCCCGAGGGCAACGTGGGCGGCGGCACCGGCATGGTGACGTGTGACTTCAAGGGCGGCATCGGCACCGCCTCCCGCAAGCTGCCGGAGGCGCTGGGGGGCTACACCTTGGGCGTGCTGGTCATGTCCAACTTCGGGAAGATGCACAACCTGAGGGTGGGAGGCTTGCCGGTGGGGGAGGTGCTGGCGGAGAAGTTCAAGGACGTGCCCCGGCGAGGGCAGACGTATGGCTCCATCATCGCGGTGGTCGCCACGGATGCGCCGCTGCTCAGCCATCAGATCAACCGTCTGTGCAAGCGCGTGGGGTTGGGCATTGGCCGGGTGGGCAGCTACGCGGCGCACGGCTCGGGGGAGATCGTCGTGGGGTTCTCCACGGCCAACATCATTCCCCGGCGCACCCAGAAGATGGTCTACAAGATGAAGATCCTCCTGGATCAGCGCCTGGACCCCCTCTACGAGGCGGTCATGGAGGCCACCGAGGAGGCCATCCTCAATGCCATGTGCATGGCCGAGCCCATGACGGGGGTCAACGGCAACTTCTGTCCGGCGCTCCCCTTGGACGAGGTGCGGCGCTTCGTGGACGCCTGCCGCCCCATCTTCGCCTCGGTGAAGAAGCGCCTGGCGCAGAGCAGCGCCCCCGCTTCCCGGGAGAAGCCCCTGGACGTGGACAAAGAGGGGGATGTGCGGGTCGCCGCCGCCCTGCCGACCGAGGTCCGAGGCGCCGAAGGCATTCCCTACCCGACCCGGCCGGCGCCCGAGGAGGCCGGGGCCGACGCGGCCGACGATGCGGACCACACGGAGGGTTCCGCTCCCGGGGGTACTTCTGATACGTAG
- a CDS encoding efflux RND transporter periplasmic adaptor subunit, producing the protein MTKPFGVKAVLAAAMVAVTVGGCSGGANAKAALPAADTTAAPNALGVKAIAPATQLDANVMQATGQLRSKQEAVLSSRASGPLTRVLAKVGDRVKKGQVLAQLDTDSLQIGVEQAAAARSAASALLDGATIDVERARKLATSGSLAQSGLDKAEVGFRQAQAQAAQAAAAYKNAQQMLRDASIVAPFDGVITARNKNVGDMVNNSASIFGIVDTEGLEVRVQVPESIIDRIQPGSIATGTLNPSGARFEAKVTNLGAIIDTQSRTVEVLADVVPGKAETTLRPGALVELDFAAAAAEGEDGKGLFLPAQAVSSKGQQGFVWVVQDGRVQKRDVKVQRVLPGYVRVVEGLTSQEQVVADASLPMKDGTAVRVVQ; encoded by the coding sequence GTGACGAAGCCATTCGGAGTGAAGGCAGTGTTGGCAGCGGCGATGGTGGCGGTGACGGTGGGTGGGTGCTCGGGCGGCGCGAACGCCAAGGCGGCGCTGCCCGCCGCCGATACCACTGCGGCCCCCAACGCCCTGGGCGTGAAAGCCATTGCGCCGGCCACCCAGCTGGATGCCAACGTGATGCAGGCCACCGGCCAGCTGCGCTCCAAGCAAGAGGCCGTGCTGAGCTCCCGGGCCTCGGGCCCTCTGACCCGCGTCCTCGCCAAGGTGGGTGACCGGGTGAAGAAGGGCCAGGTCCTTGCCCAGTTGGACACCGACAGCCTGCAGATTGGCGTGGAGCAGGCCGCCGCCGCCCGGTCCGCCGCCTCGGCGCTGCTCGATGGCGCCACCATCGACGTGGAGCGTGCCCGCAAGCTCGCCACCTCGGGCAGCCTGGCGCAGTCGGGCCTGGACAAGGCCGAGGTGGGCTTCCGCCAGGCCCAGGCCCAGGCGGCTCAGGCCGCCGCGGCGTACAAGAACGCCCAGCAGATGCTGCGCGACGCGAGCATCGTGGCCCCCTTCGATGGCGTCATCACCGCGCGCAACAAGAACGTGGGGGACATGGTCAACAACAGCGCCTCCATCTTCGGCATCGTGGACACCGAAGGCCTCGAGGTCCGCGTGCAGGTGCCCGAGTCCATCATCGACCGCATCCAGCCGGGAAGCATCGCCACCGGTACCCTCAACCCGAGCGGTGCGCGCTTCGAGGCGAAGGTGACCAACCTCGGCGCCATCATCGACACCCAGAGCCGCACCGTCGAGGTGCTCGCGGACGTCGTCCCCGGAAAGGCCGAGACCACCCTGCGCCCGGGCGCGCTCGTGGAGCTCGACTTCGCGGCCGCGGCGGCCGAGGGCGAGGACGGCAAGGGCCTGTTCCTTCCCGCCCAGGCGGTGAGCAGCAAGGGCCAGCAGGGCTTCGTGTGGGTGGTGCAGGACGGCCGGGTGCAGAAGCGGGACGTGAAGGTCCAGCGCGTGCTGCCCGGCTATGTGCGCGTGGTGGAGGGCCTCACCTCGCAGGAGCAGGTGGTTGCGGACGCGAGCCTTCCGATGAAGGACGGCACGGCCGTCCGCGTGGTGCAGTGA
- a CDS encoding efflux RND transporter permease subunit — protein MNPLKTFIKRPIFTAMLMAAVVVFGLFSYPRIGVDQFPDVEFPAVTVTTVLAGADPETIEKNISDPLEEALNTINGVDVLKSVNLESVSQIIIQFTLATDPDIAAQDVRDRVQATLRDLPKEIDTPVVEKFDIGAAPIITLSLSGALPIEELTRTAEDIVKPALQRQGGVGSITVTGGRERQIQLVVDPQRLRGYGLAISDVSQAVAAQNLDVPGGRATDSGRERVVRLTSEVKNVEELRNLIIASPKGAPIRVRDVADVVDGPEEARGAANDTGRTAVALTVRKQSGSNTVQVAENVKNSLAELNSTLQPKGVQVTTIADNSRFIRASIASVQFDMVLGGFLAVVIVLVFLRNLRSTIVAAIALPVSVVGTFAIMALLGFTFNMITMLALTLSIGLLIDDAIVVIENIVRHMEEGKSPAQAALEGTGQIAVAVLAVTLAIVAVFIPVAFMDGIIGQFFYQFGVTVAVAVIISYSVSMILTPMLSSRLLTEHGGPTNKLSAAVERMLTATERGYHKVLEKILNWRFVSLGIAVAVLVLTIMMAGLLKFTFIPSSDNGNIKVAVELPIGSTVEDTQAVVSSLDNQIRALPGISSTFVTVGGGVQEQVNKGEIHVNLVSIKQRDFGQEQLKDYLRKNLPQRPGVNITVQDIAAISGGGNTQAVQFNLRGDNWEELIAASEKMRQAMLQNPGLVDVDSTFRSGKPQYDVQVDRERAAQLGIVPAQLGSTLRAFLGQDKFADYREGGDTYEMTLRLPPATLASAEALGQLPVRAPNGTLVELRNIAKIVPSDGPVQIDRESQKRQITMLANLSSTYSLGEAMSFLTTYAGKELPKSVIYDFAGNAKEMGKAAAAFVQALLLGIVLLYMILAAQFESLIHPFTIMISLPFSFIGAIGALLLTGQAMSMFGFIGIIMLMGLVVKNGILLVDFTQQLREEGKSAHEALLQAAPIRLRPILMTTIAMIAGMVPVALAKGDGAETRVPMALVIIGGLITSTVLTLGVVPVVYSLLDGLSTRLKRRKSPHGAPHVVPSADEAHAVPEAAARSRVGGV, from the coding sequence ATGAATCCTCTCAAGACATTCATCAAACGGCCCATCTTCACCGCCATGCTGATGGCGGCGGTGGTGGTGTTCGGTCTCTTCTCCTACCCCCGCATCGGCGTGGATCAGTTCCCGGACGTGGAGTTCCCGGCGGTCACGGTGACCACGGTGCTCGCGGGCGCGGACCCTGAGACGATCGAGAAGAACATCTCGGATCCCCTCGAGGAGGCGCTCAACACCATCAACGGCGTGGACGTCCTCAAGTCCGTCAACCTGGAGAGCGTCAGCCAGATCATCATCCAGTTCACGCTGGCCACGGATCCGGACATCGCCGCCCAGGACGTGCGCGACCGCGTGCAGGCCACCCTCCGGGATCTGCCCAAGGAGATCGACACCCCGGTGGTGGAGAAGTTCGACATCGGCGCGGCGCCCATCATCACGCTCTCGCTGTCGGGCGCGCTGCCCATCGAGGAGCTCACCCGCACGGCCGAGGACATCGTCAAGCCCGCCCTCCAGCGCCAGGGCGGCGTGGGAAGCATCACGGTGACGGGTGGCCGCGAGCGGCAGATCCAGCTCGTGGTGGACCCGCAGCGGCTGCGCGGCTACGGGCTGGCCATCAGTGATGTGAGCCAGGCGGTCGCCGCGCAGAACCTGGACGTCCCGGGTGGCCGGGCCACGGACAGCGGCCGCGAGCGCGTGGTGCGCCTCACCTCCGAAGTGAAGAACGTGGAGGAGCTGCGCAACCTCATCATCGCCAGCCCCAAGGGCGCGCCCATCCGCGTGCGCGACGTGGCGGACGTGGTGGACGGTCCCGAGGAGGCGCGCGGCGCCGCCAATGACACGGGCCGGACCGCCGTGGCCCTCACGGTGCGCAAGCAGTCGGGCTCCAACACCGTGCAGGTGGCCGAGAACGTGAAGAACTCGCTCGCCGAGCTCAACAGCACCCTTCAGCCCAAGGGCGTGCAGGTCACCACCATCGCGGACAACTCGCGCTTCATCCGCGCCTCCATCGCCAGCGTTCAGTTCGACATGGTGCTCGGTGGCTTCCTCGCGGTGGTCATCGTGCTCGTGTTCCTGCGCAACCTGCGCTCCACCATCGTGGCGGCCATCGCGCTGCCCGTGTCCGTGGTGGGCACCTTCGCGATCATGGCGCTGCTCGGCTTCACCTTCAACATGATCACCATGCTGGCGCTGACGCTCTCCATCGGTCTGCTCATCGACGACGCCATCGTGGTCATCGAGAACATCGTGCGCCACATGGAGGAGGGCAAGTCGCCCGCTCAGGCCGCGCTGGAGGGCACCGGACAGATCGCCGTGGCAGTGCTCGCGGTGACCCTGGCCATCGTGGCGGTGTTCATCCCGGTGGCCTTCATGGATGGCATCATCGGCCAGTTCTTCTACCAGTTCGGCGTCACGGTGGCCGTGGCGGTGATCATCTCCTACAGCGTCTCGATGATCCTCACCCCCATGCTCTCCAGCCGCCTGCTCACCGAGCATGGTGGACCCACCAACAAGCTGAGTGCGGCGGTGGAGCGCATGCTGACCGCCACCGAGCGGGGCTACCACAAGGTGCTGGAGAAGATCCTCAACTGGCGCTTCGTCTCGCTCGGCATCGCGGTGGCCGTCCTCGTGCTCACCATCATGATGGCGGGCTTGCTGAAGTTCACCTTCATCCCCTCCTCGGACAACGGCAACATCAAGGTCGCGGTGGAGCTGCCCATCGGCTCCACGGTGGAGGACACCCAGGCCGTGGTGTCCTCGCTGGACAACCAGATCCGGGCCCTGCCGGGCATCTCCTCGACCTTCGTCACCGTGGGTGGCGGCGTGCAGGAGCAGGTGAACAAGGGCGAGATCCACGTGAACCTCGTCTCCATCAAGCAGCGCGACTTCGGCCAGGAGCAGCTCAAGGACTACCTGCGCAAGAACCTGCCACAGCGCCCGGGCGTCAACATCACCGTCCAGGACATCGCCGCCATCAGCGGCGGCGGCAACACGCAGGCCGTGCAGTTCAACCTGCGAGGCGACAACTGGGAGGAGCTGATCGCCGCCTCCGAGAAGATGCGCCAGGCCATGCTGCAGAACCCCGGCCTCGTGGACGTGGACTCCACCTTCCGCTCCGGCAAGCCGCAGTATGACGTGCAGGTGGACCGCGAGCGCGCCGCGCAGCTGGGCATCGTGCCCGCGCAGCTGGGCTCCACCCTGCGCGCCTTCCTGGGCCAGGACAAGTTCGCGGACTACCGCGAGGGCGGCGACACCTACGAGATGACGCTGCGGCTGCCCCCCGCAACGCTCGCCTCCGCGGAGGCGCTGGGCCAGCTGCCCGTGCGCGCCCCCAACGGCACGCTCGTGGAGCTGCGCAACATCGCCAAGATCGTCCCCTCCGATGGCCCGGTGCAGATCGACCGCGAGAGCCAGAAGCGGCAGATCACCATGCTGGCCAACCTCTCGAGCACCTACAGCCTCGGCGAGGCCATGAGCTTCCTCACCACCTACGCGGGCAAGGAGCTGCCCAAGAGCGTCATCTACGACTTCGCGGGCAACGCGAAAGAGATGGGCAAGGCCGCCGCCGCCTTCGTCCAGGCGCTGCTGCTCGGCATCGTGCTGCTCTACATGATCCTCGCCGCCCAGTTCGAGAGCCTCATCCACCCCTTCACCATCATGATCTCCCTGCCCTTCTCCTTCATCGGCGCCATTGGCGCGCTGCTGCTGACCGGGCAGGCCATGTCGATGTTCGGCTTCATCGGCATCATCATGTTGATGGGTCTGGTGGTGAAAAACGGCATCCTTCTGGTGGACTTCACCCAGCAACTGCGTGAGGAGGGCAAAAGCGCCCACGAAGCCCTGCTCCAGGCGGCCCCCATCCGCCTGCGGCCCATCTTGATGACCACCATCGCGATGATCGCCGGCATGGTGCCGGTGGCCCTCGCCAAGGGTGACGGCGCCGAGACGCGCGTGCCCATGGCGCTCGTCATCATCGGAGGCCTCATCACCTCCACCGTCCTGACCCTGGGCGTGGTGCCGGTGGTGTACTCGCTGCTGGATGGGCTCTCCACCCGGCTCAAGCGCCGCAAGAGCCCCCATGGGGCGCCCCACGTGGTGCCGTCGGCCGACGAGGCCCATGCCGTCCCGGAAGCGGCCGCCCGAAGCCGGGTGGGAGGGGTGTGA
- a CDS encoding MarR family winged helix-turn-helix transcriptional regulator: MMETPLPPAQAPAPELPAHLRAMGARLHGMVMKLSRTRSMLRDPISLLCESLQLSSPQFHAIIWLGYEGPLHIGVLARRSAIHDKSITGVVDRLEKMGFVERTRSPEDRRSVTIELTSEGQKLYAQINTLIETGLGNLLSMLEPNDQTALFQIVERLTQGMMAKQTGCSAQAAET; encoded by the coding sequence ATGATGGAAACCCCGCTCCCTCCGGCGCAGGCCCCCGCTCCGGAGTTGCCCGCGCACCTGCGCGCCATGGGGGCTCGCCTCCACGGCATGGTGATGAAGCTCAGCCGGACCCGCTCCATGCTGAGGGATCCCATCTCGCTGCTGTGTGAGAGCCTGCAACTCAGCTCGCCCCAGTTCCACGCCATCATCTGGCTGGGGTACGAAGGGCCCCTTCACATCGGGGTGCTCGCGCGGCGCTCGGCCATCCACGACAAGAGCATCACCGGCGTCGTGGACAGACTCGAGAAGATGGGGTTCGTCGAGCGGACGCGCTCCCCGGAAGACCGGCGCAGCGTCACCATCGAGCTCACCTCCGAGGGCCAGAAGCTCTACGCGCAGATCAACACCCTCATCGAGACGGGGTTGGGAAACCTCCTCTCGATGTTGGAGCCAAATGATCAAACCGCTCTCTTCCAAATCGTCGAGCGGCTCACCCAGGGCATGATGGCCAAACAAACGGGCTGCTCCGCCCAAGCCGCCGAGACCTAG
- a CDS encoding TolC family protein, with protein MFIRTLLSGLLLTQAPSASDAPVNPSTEAVAPSPETPSSTTPPALPILTFEQAIAQAEKQNPSLDAARARLRQADELSSKAWSGYLPNLVANGSYTRQQEVAIPLSPDAPPIVIQQANQLGAQVTLRQALIVPQLWPAIQNAYLGERISALTTETTRRELLFAVAQAYLGAASLRDSLAVQEQLLEVRRGFEHDAQVRFQVGDVERIALLRATLDRKQAEQELIRSRNAYATARSALAALLARPVDFDVAPPSGPEVAVPTEAATPESAEQTALDKRPDVGAARLAVDSARLGRRQYIFQYFPNLYATANFSASNAAGLTGQTTIWNAGLALSWTLFDGGLREANIREASGKIAEANANLRGAEHKARDEVRKATFDLESAEANLSTAEERVKIARETARLTKESFEAGAATYLQVTDINASLAGAELSAVAEALNVRLSRLALARSMGLFDPTGNTLAEASDMPEPTKTPATPAR; from the coding sequence ATGTTTATCCGTACCCTTCTGTCCGGCCTCTTGTTGACCCAGGCGCCCAGCGCCTCCGACGCTCCCGTCAATCCTTCCACGGAAGCGGTCGCCCCCTCTCCCGAGACCCCCTCCTCCACCACCCCGCCGGCCCTGCCCATTCTCACCTTCGAGCAGGCGATTGCGCAGGCGGAGAAGCAGAACCCGAGCCTGGATGCGGCCCGGGCCCGGCTCCGCCAGGCCGATGAGCTCAGCAGCAAGGCCTGGTCGGGTTACCTGCCCAACCTCGTCGCCAACGGCTCCTACACGCGCCAGCAGGAGGTGGCCATTCCGCTCAGTCCGGACGCGCCTCCCATCGTCATTCAGCAGGCGAACCAGCTCGGGGCGCAGGTCACCTTGCGGCAGGCATTGATCGTCCCGCAGTTGTGGCCCGCCATCCAGAACGCCTACCTGGGCGAGCGCATCTCGGCCCTGACCACGGAGACCACCCGCCGCGAGCTGCTGTTCGCCGTGGCGCAGGCCTACCTCGGCGCCGCGAGCCTTCGGGACTCCCTCGCCGTCCAGGAGCAGCTGCTCGAGGTGCGCCGCGGCTTCGAGCACGATGCCCAGGTGCGCTTCCAGGTGGGCGATGTGGAGCGCATCGCCCTGCTGCGCGCGACCTTGGATCGCAAGCAGGCCGAGCAAGAGCTGATCCGCAGCCGGAACGCCTACGCCACCGCCCGGAGCGCGCTGGCGGCACTGCTCGCGCGGCCCGTGGACTTCGATGTGGCCCCGCCCAGTGGCCCCGAGGTCGCCGTGCCCACCGAGGCGGCCACCCCGGAGAGCGCCGAGCAGACGGCCCTCGACAAACGTCCGGACGTGGGCGCGGCCCGCCTCGCCGTGGACTCGGCCCGCCTCGGCCGCCGCCAGTACATCTTCCAGTACTTCCCCAACCTCTACGCCACCGCCAACTTCTCGGCGAGCAACGCGGCGGGCCTCACCGGCCAGACGACGATCTGGAACGCGGGGCTGGCACTCTCCTGGACGTTGTTCGATGGAGGCTTGCGCGAGGCCAACATCCGGGAGGCCTCGGGCAAGATCGCCGAGGCCAACGCCAACCTGCGCGGGGCCGAGCACAAGGCGCGGGACGAGGTGCGCAAGGCGACGTTCGATCTCGAGAGCGCCGAGGCCAACCTCAGCACGGCCGAGGAGCGGGTGAAGATCGCCCGGGAAACCGCGCGGCTGACCAAGGAGAGCTTCGAGGCGGGCGCCGCCACCTACCTCCAGGTGACGGACATCAACGCGTCGCTGGCCGGCGCGGAGCTGTCGGCCGTGGCCGAGGCCCTCAATGTCCGGCTCTCGCGGCTGGCCCTGGCCCGATCCATGGGGCTGTTCGATCCGACCGGCAATACGCTGGCCGAGGCCTCCGACATGCCGGAGCCCACGAAGACTCCCGCGACTCCCGCCCGTTAA
- a CDS encoding BamA/TamA family outer membrane protein has translation MSVHWLFALTATLAVGALAEEASPPPEDPRLERIEVQGNTRTQDLVILRALRITPGDAIKPEMQGELRRRLLNLKLFKSVEVLTQPGSAGVVLQVVVEERWTLLPVPFFSSAKNRWQVGIFALESNLFGLNKLLVAGGVLSNRGGSAFALYKDPSILGSRWTGDLSFLFSRADRERYKEDAIADSYEDQRLDLGAVLGYQLTPELNAGAGVFSLTNRPSLREGYTLSPSRSEVHGVTVAAEYQGQDFHFYFNEGLSARVRYREGLDFLGSSRSLRQLSLGASYTQALFKDHSLTLTGAYERSKGEPTLDAVLLGGRTGSRGFVNAGLWAEEAGTFTVEYQAPLWSPRFATFTAHAFVDVGAVRWNSHPTRYVAPGVGLRAYLRNLAIPAVGVEVTRSAETGKLVPSVAVGFAM, from the coding sequence ATGTCTGTCCATTGGCTTTTCGCCCTCACCGCCACCCTGGCCGTGGGGGCCTTGGCCGAGGAGGCCTCACCGCCGCCTGAGGACCCTCGCCTCGAGCGGATCGAAGTCCAAGGCAACACGCGCACCCAGGATCTCGTCATCCTGCGTGCGCTGCGCATCACCCCCGGCGACGCCATCAAACCCGAGATGCAAGGAGAGCTGAGGCGGCGGCTGCTCAACCTCAAGCTCTTCAAGAGCGTCGAAGTCCTGACCCAGCCTGGCAGCGCCGGGGTGGTGCTCCAGGTGGTGGTGGAGGAGCGCTGGACGCTGCTGCCCGTGCCCTTCTTTTCCAGCGCGAAGAACCGGTGGCAGGTGGGCATCTTCGCCCTGGAGTCCAACCTGTTCGGCCTCAACAAGCTGCTGGTCGCGGGGGGAGTCCTCTCCAACCGGGGCGGCAGCGCGTTTGCCCTCTATAAGGACCCCAGCATCCTGGGCAGCCGCTGGACCGGAGACCTCTCCTTCCTCTTCTCGCGGGCGGATCGCGAACGGTACAAAGAGGATGCCATCGCCGACAGCTACGAGGACCAGCGCCTGGATCTCGGCGCGGTCCTTGGCTACCAGCTGACGCCCGAGCTGAACGCGGGCGCCGGCGTGTTCAGCCTCACCAACCGCCCCTCCCTTCGAGAGGGCTACACCCTCTCGCCCTCCCGAAGCGAGGTGCACGGGGTGACCGTGGCGGCGGAGTACCAGGGGCAGGACTTCCACTTCTATTTCAACGAGGGGCTCTCGGCCCGGGTGCGCTACCGCGAAGGGCTGGACTTCCTCGGCTCCTCCCGCTCGCTCCGCCAGCTGTCCCTGGGCGCCAGCTATACCCAGGCGCTGTTCAAGGACCACTCGCTCACCCTGACGGGGGCCTACGAGCGCTCGAAGGGCGAGCCCACCCTGGACGCGGTGCTCCTGGGCGGACGCACGGGAAGCCGCGGCTTCGTCAACGCGGGCCTCTGGGCCGAGGAGGCCGGGACGTTCACGGTCGAGTACCAGGCGCCCCTCTGGAGCCCCCGCTTCGCCACCTTCACCGCCCATGCCTTCGTCGATGTCGGCGCTGTGCGCTGGAACAGCCACCCCACCCGATATGTCGCCCCAGGCGTGGGCCTGCGTGCCTACCTGCGCAACCTGGCGATTCCGGCGGTGGGCGTCGAAGTGACCCGCTCTGCGGAGACGGGGAAGCTCGTACCCAGCGTTGCGGTGGGCTTCGCCATGTAG